The following proteins are encoded in a genomic region of Pelodictyon phaeoclathratiforme BU-1:
- the rpmA gene encoding 50S ribosomal protein L27 produces MAHKKGGGSTKNGRDSNPKYLGVKAAGGSTVAAGTIILRQRGTVIKPGMNAGLGRDHTIFALIDGVVTFRNGRNNKKQVNILPC; encoded by the coding sequence ATGGCTCATAAAAAAGGTGGCGGATCGACAAAAAACGGTCGCGACAGTAATCCGAAATATCTCGGAGTAAAGGCTGCTGGTGGCTCAACCGTGGCCGCAGGCACAATCATTCTTCGCCAGAGAGGCACTGTTATCAAGCCGGGCATGAATGCTGGTCTTGGACGTGATCATACCATTTTTGCTTTGATTGATGGCGTGGTTACCTTCCGCAACGGACGGAACAACAAAAAGCAGGTCAATATCCTCCCCTGCTGA
- the rplU gene encoding 50S ribosomal protein L21 — protein MQALIKISDKQYLVKQGDTLFVPRQKSAVGETMAIKTMAQIDGENTVLNPAGSIQARILGHVKDEKVIVFKKKRRKRYQSRNGHRQQMTQIEVLSL, from the coding sequence ATGCAGGCGCTGATCAAGATTTCCGACAAACAATATCTGGTAAAACAGGGGGATACGCTTTTCGTTCCCAGACAAAAGAGTGCCGTTGGCGAAACCATGGCAATCAAAACCATGGCACAAATTGACGGAGAAAATACCGTTCTGAACCCTGCAGGGAGCATTCAGGCAAGAATTCTTGGTCATGTCAAGGATGAGAAGGTAATCGTTTTCAAGAAAAAACGCAGAAAACGCTACCAGTCAAGAAACGGACACCGTCAGCAGATGACCCAGATCGAAGTTCTTTCGCTGTAA
- the mutS gene encoding DNA mismatch repair protein MutS translates to MSKAEGTIQKEHSPMMRQYLEVKERYPDFLLLFRVGDFYETFFDDAVTVSAALNIVLTKRTAEIPMAGFPHHASEGYIAKLVKKGFKVAVCDQVEDPADAKGIVRREITDIITPGITYSDKVLDDCHNNYLCAVAFLKEGRTLLAGVAFIDVTTAEFKIASLHIEELKDFVLSLHPSEVLVSSAEKERSELLKKALSSETLVTELDSWMFSEDQAQEVLSRQFKTHSLKGFGIDGNRAGRVAAAVILQYIEETRQNRLHYITRIGELHSAEYMTLDLQTKRNLEIISSMQDGTQNGSLLQVIDRTRNPMGARLLRRWLQRPLKRVDEIRMRLDAVGELSECREMREALSEQLSAINDLERCLARIATFRTIPREVRQLGLSLSAIPILQELLREAGSARLIALASNLKPLPELAASIEQAIDPESGASMRDGGYIRTGYHAELDELRTIASTAKDRLLQIQQEERAATTISSLKVSFNKVFGYYIEISRANIDKVPAYYEKKQTLVNAERYTIPALKEYEEKILNSEEKSFLLEAQLFHDLCLLIAENASAIQENAALIAEIDSLCSFALCASEYGYCKPEIMTHEKLAIVGGRHPVLERMMSAEDPYVPNDCHFDEKQQMLIITGPNMAGKSSFLRQTGLIVLLAQAGSFVPAERAEIGLVDRIFTRVGASDNLASGESTFLVEMNEAASILNNATSKSLLLLDEIGRGTSTFDGMSIAWSMSEYICRSIGARTLFATHYHELAELESRLPGVVNYNATVVETADSVIFLRKIIRGSTDNSYGIEVAKMAGMPAEVISRAKEILAGMEKRDIQIPQNRPPKIKSMQISLFEESDNQLRNAVEALDLDRLTPLDALLELKKLQELARNGGGY, encoded by the coding sequence ATGAGCAAAGCCGAGGGTACCATACAGAAAGAGCATTCTCCCATGATGCGGCAGTATCTTGAGGTTAAGGAGCGATATCCTGATTTTTTACTGCTTTTCAGGGTGGGTGATTTTTATGAAACCTTTTTTGACGATGCAGTCACGGTTTCAGCCGCGCTGAATATTGTGCTGACCAAACGCACAGCGGAAATCCCCATGGCAGGCTTCCCGCATCATGCAAGTGAAGGATATATAGCCAAACTGGTCAAAAAAGGGTTCAAGGTTGCGGTTTGCGACCAGGTTGAAGATCCTGCGGATGCGAAGGGGATTGTTCGCCGGGAAATCACCGATATCATCACTCCTGGCATTACCTACAGCGACAAGGTGCTTGACGACTGCCATAACAACTATCTTTGCGCTGTTGCCTTTCTCAAGGAGGGGAGGACGCTTCTTGCCGGTGTCGCCTTTATTGATGTTACCACGGCTGAATTCAAAATTGCTTCGCTTCATATCGAAGAGCTCAAGGATTTTGTTCTTTCACTTCACCCCTCGGAAGTTCTTGTCTCCTCTGCCGAGAAGGAGCGGTCGGAACTCCTGAAAAAGGCACTTTCGTCGGAGACGCTTGTTACAGAACTTGATTCATGGATGTTCAGCGAAGATCAGGCGCAGGAGGTTCTTTCACGGCAGTTCAAAACCCACTCCCTGAAAGGCTTTGGCATTGACGGCAACCGGGCGGGCAGGGTAGCGGCTGCTGTTATTCTCCAGTATATCGAAGAGACCCGCCAGAATCGTCTGCACTACATTACCCGGATAGGGGAGTTGCACAGCGCCGAGTATATGACCCTCGACCTGCAGACCAAGAGAAATCTTGAAATTATCTCATCCATGCAGGATGGCACACAGAATGGAAGTCTGCTTCAGGTGATCGACCGCACCCGCAACCCGATGGGGGCAAGGCTTCTGCGTCGCTGGCTGCAGAGACCGCTGAAGCGGGTTGATGAGATCCGGATGCGGCTTGATGCTGTGGGAGAACTCTCCGAATGCCGCGAAATGCGGGAGGCTCTTTCCGAACAATTATCCGCCATCAATGATCTGGAGCGCTGCCTTGCCCGTATTGCCACGTTCCGTACCATCCCAAGAGAGGTTCGTCAGCTTGGTTTATCACTCTCGGCTATTCCGATTCTTCAGGAACTGCTTCGTGAGGCAGGCTCGGCCCGGCTCATCGCTCTCGCGTCCAATCTGAAACCGCTCCCGGAACTTGCGGCATCTATTGAACAGGCAATTGACCCTGAATCGGGCGCATCCATGCGTGATGGCGGCTACATCCGCACCGGATATCACGCAGAACTTGATGAACTCCGCACCATTGCCTCGACCGCTAAAGATCGTCTTCTACAGATTCAGCAGGAGGAGAGGGCAGCCACCACCATCTCATCGCTCAAGGTCAGTTTCAACAAGGTCTTCGGTTACTATATCGAAATCAGCCGAGCCAACATCGACAAGGTACCGGCCTATTATGAAAAAAAACAGACCCTTGTCAATGCCGAGCGCTATACCATTCCAGCCCTGAAAGAGTATGAAGAGAAGATTCTCAACTCCGAAGAGAAAAGCTTTCTACTCGAAGCGCAGCTCTTTCACGACCTCTGCCTGCTTATTGCCGAGAACGCCTCCGCGATACAGGAAAATGCCGCACTGATTGCCGAAATCGACTCTCTCTGCTCCTTTGCTCTCTGCGCCTCTGAATATGGCTACTGCAAACCGGAGATCATGACGCACGAAAAGCTTGCTATCGTTGGTGGCCGTCACCCGGTACTCGAAAGGATGATGAGCGCCGAGGATCCCTATGTGCCCAATGACTGCCACTTCGATGAAAAACAGCAGATGCTCATCATAACCGGCCCCAACATGGCCGGAAAAAGCTCCTTTCTGCGTCAGACCGGCCTGATTGTTCTGCTCGCACAGGCAGGCAGCTTCGTTCCGGCTGAACGGGCGGAAATCGGGCTTGTTGACCGAATCTTTACACGGGTCGGCGCCTCCGACAACCTCGCTTCCGGCGAAAGCACCTTTCTGGTCGAAATGAACGAAGCGGCAAGCATTCTTAACAACGCCACATCAAAAAGCCTGCTGCTGCTCGATGAAATTGGCCGGGGAACCAGCACCTTTGATGGGATGTCGATTGCCTGGTCGATGAGCGAATATATCTGCCGTTCAATCGGGGCAAGAACCCTTTTTGCAACCCACTATCACGAACTTGCCGAACTGGAAAGTCGTCTGCCCGGGGTGGTAAACTACAACGCAACCGTCGTCGAAACCGCCGATAGCGTCATCTTTCTGCGCAAGATTATTCGCGGCTCCACCGACAACAGCTATGGCATTGAAGTGGCCAAAATGGCCGGAATGCCTGCGGAGGTGATTTCGCGGGCCAAAGAGATTCTTGCGGGGATGGAGAAGCGCGACATTCAAATTCCCCAAAACCGGCCACCAAAAATAAAAAGTATGCAGATCAGCCTTTTTGAAGAGTCCGACAACCAGCTTCGCAACGCGGTAGAGGCTCTTGACCTCGACCGCTTAACTCCTCTCGATGCCCTGCTGGAGCTAAAAAAGCTGCAGGAGCTGGCACGCAACGGGGGTGGCTATTGA